The following are encoded together in the Weissella soli genome:
- the menH gene encoding 2-succinyl-6-hydroxy-2,4-cyclohexadiene-1-carboxylate synthase: protein MIKHITITGYDYAVELRGSGRPIWVALHGFLGSAADFAEITFPGTVIIPNLLGFAQTDQLVAAKRFTAAQQVADLHTLIHAITDEPVRLLGYSMGGRLALQYALTYPTDLTSLWLESSTAGVSDAAARLARRQSDHEKALRVEQQGMAKFIAAWETMPLFASQTEVSTAQQAFMHAQRLHHLAANVANSLRYFGTGYQPNNWLRLNELTMPVHLITGERDVKFKAIADQMRSLIKTVNHVQVEGAGHNVHFERKAAYNQWLRQAD from the coding sequence ATGATTAAGCACATTACTATTACAGGTTACGACTACGCAGTTGAACTTCGCGGGAGCGGGCGACCAATTTGGGTGGCCTTGCATGGCTTTCTTGGGAGCGCAGCTGATTTTGCGGAGATAACATTTCCTGGTACGGTGATTATTCCTAATTTACTAGGCTTCGCGCAAACCGATCAGCTCGTCGCTGCCAAACGATTTACCGCCGCACAACAGGTGGCTGATTTACATACCTTAATTCATGCCATAACGGATGAGCCAGTGCGCTTGCTTGGTTATTCCATGGGGGGGCGGTTAGCCTTGCAGTATGCATTAACCTATCCCACTGATTTGACGAGCTTATGGTTAGAGAGTAGTACGGCGGGTGTGTCTGATGCGGCGGCCCGCCTCGCCCGGCGACAGAGTGATCATGAAAAAGCACTGCGTGTGGAACAGCAAGGCATGGCAAAATTCATTGCTGCCTGGGAAACGATGCCCCTGTTTGCTAGCCAAACTGAGGTCAGTACAGCACAGCAAGCCTTTATGCATGCCCAACGATTGCATCATTTAGCAGCCAATGTTGCCAATTCTTTACGTTATTTTGGTACTGGGTATCAACCAAATAACTGGTTACGCTTAAATGAATTAACGATGCCGGTGCATTTGATCACTGGTGAGCGCGATGTTAAGTTTAAGGCCATTGCTGACCAAATGCGGTCGTTAATCAAAACGGTCAACCACGTACAGGTAGAAGGAGCTGGTCATAATGTACACTTTGAACGAAAGGCTGCCTACAACCAATGGCTACGTCAAGCAGATTAA
- the menD gene encoding 2-succinyl-5-enolpyruvyl-6-hydroxy-3-cyclohexene-1-carboxylic-acid synthase translates to MTDSLTNNIKHLFKALAAQGVTDYVISPGSRTTPIALLLAEYATYTESINVYVDVDERSAAFFALGIAKATVHPVVLIATSGTAIANWMPAVVEAQISNVPLILLSTDRPAELQHIGTQQTIDQTKLFGTQVKRFVAITLQDAHPDVTAYIDYEVQEIVRLAAATPAGPVHLNLPLRKPLMPVLGEPWPDVAAQTNVAAIEQIDLTALTAMITDKKVVILAGPLQKTVNVKLLQELAATKRFPIIADVLANVRGVAGVVNGIELLLQTEVIDDTLVPDIVIRLGSTPVSARVMTWVQDHTVAQIVVGKATVGKDYKRQISRQLHVDENVFLQALLASDVRANQEYLAEFSALGQQVTKLMSSADHLNEITTVYAMRKAVSNSAIFVANSMPIRDMDNFFVPDHAVTVMANRGANGIDGTESTALGVATQFDQTYLITGDLTFFHDMNGLMMAKQYQLNLTVVVVNNDGGSIFSFLPQANAKDYFEEMFGTPLGLNVEKVANLYDATYHHPHTVQALEALIMQPMPGLNIIEITSDRAQNVLDHRQIQNELQALYND, encoded by the coding sequence ATGACTGATAGTTTAACAAATAATATCAAGCACCTGTTTAAGGCGTTAGCAGCGCAAGGGGTGACAGATTATGTCATCTCACCCGGTTCACGAACCACCCCAATTGCGTTGCTGTTGGCAGAATATGCTACCTACACAGAATCTATCAATGTCTATGTCGACGTCGATGAACGGTCGGCCGCTTTTTTTGCCTTAGGCATTGCAAAGGCGACGGTGCATCCGGTCGTTTTGATTGCGACCTCGGGGACCGCGATTGCTAACTGGATGCCAGCTGTGGTCGAGGCACAAATTTCAAATGTACCGTTGATTTTATTGAGTACCGATCGGCCAGCAGAATTACAACATATTGGGACCCAACAAACAATTGATCAAACGAAGCTGTTTGGTACGCAGGTGAAGCGCTTTGTGGCCATTACCTTGCAAGATGCTCACCCGGATGTTACGGCGTATATTGACTACGAAGTGCAGGAAATAGTGCGGTTGGCGGCAGCTACACCGGCTGGACCAGTCCATTTGAACTTACCCTTACGGAAACCATTGATGCCAGTGCTCGGCGAACCTTGGCCCGATGTGGCGGCACAAACCAATGTGGCGGCGATTGAGCAGATCGATTTAACGGCGTTAACGGCGATGATTACCGATAAAAAAGTGGTCATTTTAGCTGGGCCGTTGCAAAAGACTGTTAATGTCAAGCTATTGCAAGAACTGGCCGCTACGAAGCGATTCCCGATTATTGCCGATGTCCTGGCGAATGTACGCGGTGTTGCGGGAGTTGTTAACGGCATTGAACTACTGCTACAAACTGAAGTAATTGATGACACACTTGTACCGGATATAGTGATCCGTCTCGGGTCAACGCCAGTGTCGGCCAGGGTGATGACCTGGGTACAAGATCACACAGTTGCGCAAATTGTGGTTGGGAAGGCAACGGTCGGTAAGGATTATAAACGGCAAATTAGTCGCCAGTTGCACGTTGACGAGAATGTTTTTTTGCAAGCGTTGTTGGCCAGTGATGTTAGAGCAAATCAGGAATATCTTGCTGAATTCAGTGCGTTAGGTCAGCAGGTCACCAAGTTGATGTCATCAGCTGATCATCTCAACGAAATCACAACCGTGTATGCGATGCGTAAAGCAGTATCTAATAGTGCGATTTTTGTCGCCAATAGTATGCCGATTCGTGATATGGACAATTTCTTTGTACCGGACCACGCGGTGACAGTGATGGCAAACCGTGGTGCGAATGGCATTGATGGGACCGAGTCGACTGCGTTAGGTGTGGCAACCCAATTTGACCAGACGTATCTGATCACAGGTGATCTAACATTCTTCCATGATATGAACGGCTTGATGATGGCAAAACAATATCAGCTTAATTTGACGGTCGTTGTGGTCAATAATGATGGGGGGTCAATTTTCTCATTCTTACCCCAAGCGAATGCTAAGGATTATTTTGAAGAGATGTTTGGCACACCCCTTGGACTAAATGTCGAGAAGGTCGCCAATTTGTATGATGCAACTTATCATCATCCTCATACCGTGCAGGCATTAGAAGCATTGATTATGCAGCCGATGCCTGGGTTGAACATCATTGAAATCACTAGTGATCGTGCACAGAATGTCCTTGATCATCGCCAAATTCAAAACGAATTGCAGGCACTATACAATGATTAA
- a CDS encoding isochorismate synthase — translation MSFPSEKELWQRFELAEVAVYFATADKKSRYYGFGVADEIFSRDIHEIATWAAGKNYPVFGGVPFDDQLHTATMMNGYFLQPKVLYDIAEQHLWGYETNVVTNRSKRRRPEIERVVDETNWVQRVQHAIDAMQSDGTKQKVVLGRQRQVTLSEPLDMAKLIADLQMTQPHNYHFILKRDNDIFISATPERLVKINDGHLATAGVAGTARRSQDETEDLQLAATLLNDPKNLQEHAIVVNRIVERLAGMAALTVPKGPTIMKNPQVQHLYTPITGQVNDGVTTLSIVDRLHPTPALGGQPEEWALTQIAQLEQNPRGLFAAPVGVLRPSGDGEMVVGIRSMFAHAGKVDLFAGAGILADSDATQEYEETALKMQPMMKLLERQHD, via the coding sequence ATGAGTTTCCCATCAGAAAAGGAATTATGGCAACGGTTTGAGTTAGCTGAAGTAGCTGTATATTTCGCGACTGCCGATAAGAAGTCGCGGTATTATGGCTTTGGGGTGGCTGATGAAATTTTTAGTCGTGACATACATGAAATCGCAACATGGGCGGCCGGGAAGAATTATCCGGTATTTGGTGGCGTACCGTTTGATGATCAGTTACATACGGCCACAATGATGAATGGGTATTTTTTACAGCCCAAAGTGTTGTATGACATTGCCGAGCAACATTTATGGGGATATGAGACGAATGTCGTCACGAACCGGAGCAAACGCCGCCGGCCTGAAATTGAAAGGGTCGTGGATGAGACGAACTGGGTACAGCGAGTTCAGCATGCGATTGATGCGATGCAAAGTGATGGCACAAAACAAAAGGTGGTGCTCGGGCGACAGCGTCAGGTGACGCTATCAGAACCACTTGATATGGCCAAGTTGATCGCTGATTTGCAAATGACACAACCCCACAACTATCATTTTATCTTAAAGCGGGACAATGATATTTTCATTTCAGCCACGCCAGAGCGGTTAGTTAAAATTAATGACGGTCATTTGGCAACAGCGGGGGTGGCTGGAACTGCCCGCCGCAGTCAAGATGAGACAGAGGATCTGCAGTTAGCGGCAACACTACTGAATGACCCCAAAAATTTACAGGAACATGCTATCGTAGTTAACCGGATTGTCGAGCGCTTAGCAGGGATGGCTGCACTCACTGTTCCAAAGGGGCCGACGATTATGAAGAATCCTCAAGTGCAACATTTGTATACACCAATAACAGGACAAGTCAACGATGGTGTGACGACATTGTCGATTGTGGATCGGTTACATCCGACCCCGGCTTTGGGCGGTCAACCAGAAGAATGGGCGTTGACACAGATTGCTCAGTTGGAACAAAATCCACGGGGGTTGTTTGCCGCACCAGTTGGCGTGTTGAGGCCCTCTGGGGATGGTGAAATGGTTGTCGGGATTCGTTCAATGTTTGCGCATGCGGGCAAAGTTGATCTTTTTGCGGGGGCGGGTATCTTGGCAGATTCAGATGCGACCCAAGAATACGAAGAAACAGCATTAAAAATGCAACCAATGATGAAATTACTGGAGAGACAGCATGACTGA
- a CDS encoding cupin domain-containing protein: MTDNKLELKDFGPSPFAVNLSEAAKQNTNYRTTFWTGNHFQVTLMAIPPHGGDIGMEIHHGNDQFIYLVEGVGHVQMGTDKEKLTVDRDIYPGEAVIIPDNTWHNIINAGDEVMKCYSIYSPVKHDHGVTEATKEEAITQEGPLEGTNE; the protein is encoded by the coding sequence ATGACTGATAACAAATTGGAACTAAAAGATTTTGGACCAAGTCCATTTGCTGTGAACCTTAGTGAAGCTGCGAAGCAAAATACCAACTACCGGACAACTTTTTGGACGGGGAATCACTTCCAAGTTACATTAATGGCTATTCCACCACATGGTGGGGATATTGGTATGGAAATCCATCATGGTAATGATCAATTCATTTATCTAGTTGAGGGAGTTGGTCATGTGCAAATGGGAACGGATAAGGAAAAATTAACCGTTGATCGTGACATCTATCCTGGTGAAGCAGTGATTATTCCGGACAACACATGGCACAATATTATCAATGCTGGTGATGAAGTGATGAAGTGTTATTCCATCTATTCACCGGTCAAGCATGATCATGGAGTCACCGAAGCAACTAAAGAAGAAGCGATTACGCAAGAAGGACCATTAGAAGGGACTAACGAGTAA
- a CDS encoding YagU family protein — MFSLKKPGASFKEISIKSIWYGLIAGMISGMVKIGWESIFPPRTIARNLINPPQHMAMQLGIPKKLVESFVYYSQDQKVFWFTLLLHFSFAIAFSVVYVFISQYWPKIGMWQGTLYGIVLWVVWHIILMPAVGTIPAPWNQPFDEHFSEFFGHIVWAWAIAATVYYLIAKDKTGKLENI, encoded by the coding sequence ATGTTTTCTTTGAAAAAACCGGGCGCAAGCTTTAAGGAAATCAGTATCAAGAGTATTTGGTATGGTTTAATTGCTGGTATGATTTCTGGTATGGTTAAAATTGGGTGGGAAAGTATTTTTCCACCACGTACAATTGCCAGAAATCTAATTAATCCACCACAACACATGGCGATGCAGTTGGGAATACCTAAAAAATTAGTGGAATCATTCGTTTATTATTCACAGGATCAAAAAGTTTTTTGGTTCACTCTGCTCTTACATTTCTCTTTTGCCATTGCATTTTCAGTAGTCTATGTGTTCATTTCTCAGTACTGGCCTAAAATTGGTATGTGGCAAGGTACTTTGTATGGTATTGTCCTATGGGTTGTGTGGCATATTATCTTGATGCCAGCTGTTGGGACGATCCCCGCACCTTGGAACCAACCATTTGATGAGCATTTTTCAGAATTTTTCGGGCATATCGTCTGGGCGTGGGCAATTGCAGCGACGGTATATTATCTAATTGCTAAGGATAAGACAGGCAAGCTCGAAAACATTTAA
- a CDS encoding MmcQ/YjbR family DNA-binding protein: protein MHRQELIDLVKLTTHSFEDYPFNTAHRQDKIIWTVMRRVTNQKIIALIFEKNDALMIDLKLTPDHGEIMRQRQGVYPGYHMNKTHWNNIIVNDTDLSKTELINMIKESDRLTS, encoded by the coding sequence ATGCATCGTCAGGAATTAATCGATCTAGTTAAACTAACGACCCATTCATTTGAAGACTACCCGTTTAATACTGCCCATCGTCAAGATAAAATCATTTGGACGGTGATGAGGCGAGTCACAAATCAAAAAATAATCGCGCTGATCTTTGAGAAGAATGACGCCTTAATGATCGACCTGAAACTAACGCCCGACCATGGTGAAATCATGCGTCAGCGCCAGGGCGTCTACCCAGGATACCATATGAATAAAACGCACTGGAATAACATCATTGTGAATGATACAGATCTTTCAAAAACAGAATTAATCAATATGATTAAGGAGTCTGATCGATTAACCTCATGA
- the rpmA gene encoding 50S ribosomal protein L27 has translation MQLNLTNLTMLAHHKGGGSSANGRDSAGRRLGTKRADGQDIKAGSIIYRQRGTHIYPGVNVGRGNDDTLYALTDGVVKFGRMGRDKRQVSVVSREEYKAIIAK, from the coding sequence ATGCAATTGAATTTGACTAACTTGACGATGCTTGCCCACCACAAGGGTGGTGGTTCATCTGCCAACGGTCGTGACTCAGCAGGACGTCGTCTTGGAACGAAGCGTGCTGATGGTCAAGATATCAAGGCTGGATCAATCATTTACCGTCAACGTGGTACTCACATCTACCCAGGTGTAAACGTTGGTCGTGGAAACGATGACACGTTGTACGCATTGACTGATGGTGTTGTAAAGTTCGGCCGTATGGGTCGTGACAAGCGCCAAGTATCAGTTGTTTCTCGTGAAGAGTACAAGGCAATCATTGCTAAGTAA
- the rplU gene encoding 50S ribosomal protein L21: MAAYAIIENGGKQYKVAAGDVVYVEKLDAAEGEKVTFDKVVYIDGTIGAPYVEGASVTATVEKQGKEKKVVTFKYKAKKHSHSKQGHRQPYTKVVIDTIA, translated from the coding sequence ATGGCAGCATATGCAATCATTGAGAACGGCGGTAAGCAATATAAAGTTGCCGCTGGCGACGTAGTTTACGTCGAAAAGTTAGATGCCGCTGAAGGCGAAAAGGTTACTTTCGATAAGGTCGTTTACATCGACGGCACAATCGGAGCCCCTTACGTTGAAGGTGCATCAGTTACAGCTACTGTTGAAAAGCAAGGTAAGGAAAAGAAGGTTGTTACCTTCAAGTACAAGGCCAAGAAGCATTCACACAGTAAGCAAGGTCACCGTCAACCTTATACTAAGGTTGTCATTGACACGATTGCCTAA
- a CDS encoding XRE family transcriptional regulator, which produces MIRNFFQLHPQAVAADLKMTTDELHAFETGQTQPTPLQWQSFAEYYAEKFHVPALPKNEPPIHFRLSVDYLMNIGLTMSDLMVFKWYFNNTRPELGLFAIALFTSDGPTPSIERLTDELPAVLDEFAGYILLNHDGTLNQFIDEKHNNKVSDWRLVLYKREGLLIDITDQLIYFDYLVNYTIM; this is translated from the coding sequence ATGATACGAAATTTCTTTCAGTTACATCCGCAAGCAGTTGCGGCAGACCTGAAAATGACGACAGATGAACTACATGCCTTTGAGACTGGGCAAACGCAACCGACACCTTTACAATGGCAATCGTTTGCGGAATACTATGCCGAAAAGTTTCATGTCCCTGCATTACCAAAAAATGAGCCACCGATTCATTTTCGGTTGAGTGTCGATTACTTAATGAACATTGGGCTAACGATGAGTGATCTGATGGTTTTTAAATGGTATTTTAATAATACCCGACCTGAATTGGGTTTGTTTGCGATTGCGTTGTTTACATCAGATGGTCCGACACCAAGTATTGAGCGTCTAACTGATGAGTTACCGGCAGTCTTGGATGAATTTGCCGGCTATATTTTATTGAATCATGATGGTACATTGAATCAATTTATTGACGAAAAGCATAATAATAAGGTGAGTGATTGGCGTTTGGTATTATACAAACGCGAAGGATTGTTGATCGATATCACTGATCAACTCATTTATTTTGATTACTTAGTTAATTATACAATTATGTAA
- a CDS encoding 3-oxoacyl-ACP reductase, which translates to MIDQNYQGQTVLITGAASGIGLAQMETYLNAGAEVIALDVQPILVQHDRLHTWQLDLGDELGLQNWIEAQRPILDTIDIFLSTAGILDTFRPALATNLHEIQHFMQVNVYAAVQLTLAILPEMVERRAGEIVYMASIAGQIAGGGGSAYTTSKHALVGWMKQLALDYAAFGIHINAIAPGAIDTPMNAADFAGDGAMAKQVAQATPVKRWAQATEVADLTLYLTSAASRYVQGQVFTIDGGWTIK; encoded by the coding sequence ATGATTGATCAAAACTATCAAGGACAAACGGTTTTAATTACTGGGGCGGCATCAGGAATTGGGCTTGCACAAATGGAAACCTATCTAAACGCGGGCGCCGAGGTCATTGCACTCGATGTACAACCAATTCTGGTTCAGCATGATCGGTTGCACACCTGGCAGCTGGATTTAGGTGATGAATTAGGTTTGCAAAATTGGATTGAAGCACAGCGACCAATCCTGGATACAATCGATATCTTCTTGAGTACAGCGGGGATTTTGGATACCTTTCGACCAGCCTTAGCGACTAATCTGCATGAGATACAACATTTCATGCAGGTGAATGTCTATGCGGCCGTTCAATTAACACTGGCAATATTGCCTGAAATGGTTGAACGACGCGCTGGTGAGATTGTGTATATGGCATCTATTGCTGGTCAAATTGCTGGCGGTGGTGGTAGTGCCTACACAACTTCAAAACATGCCTTGGTTGGTTGGATGAAGCAGTTAGCCTTGGATTATGCCGCTTTTGGTATTCATATTAATGCCATTGCACCTGGCGCGATTGACACGCCGATGAATGCAGCTGATTTTGCTGGGGATGGTGCCATGGCTAAGCAAGTTGCCCAAGCAACACCTGTCAAACGGTGGGCTCAAGCCACAGAAGTAGCTGATTTAACCCTATATTTGACCAGTGCGGCAAGCCGTTATGTTCAGGGACAGGTGTTCACAATTGATGGTGGTTGGACAATTAAATAA
- a CDS encoding QueT transporter family protein gives MVNEKKTTGQGRNVALVAVVAALYAAITLMIAPFSFGPVQLRLSEGLNHLAAWNKRYIVALGLGVLLANLVSPLGWIDWVFGTLGTVIMTTITYFLTRNMKNALAKIITSTVVVATIGMAILAGEFVFAFNIGASGAFSSGSHGGIFAQWLAYYISVVPGELFSLIVGGVIIYILNKTIDLSK, from the coding sequence ATGGTAAATGAAAAAAAGACAACTGGTCAAGGACGTAACGTTGCGTTGGTTGCAGTTGTGGCAGCTTTGTATGCGGCAATCACTTTGATGATCGCGCCGTTCAGTTTTGGTCCGGTTCAATTACGTTTGTCGGAAGGTTTAAACCATTTGGCAGCCTGGAATAAGCGTTACATTGTCGCATTGGGGTTGGGTGTACTATTGGCTAATTTAGTGTCACCGCTTGGCTGGATCGATTGGGTGTTTGGTACATTAGGAACGGTCATCATGACCACCATCACATACTTTTTGACCCGCAATATGAAGAATGCGTTGGCCAAGATTATTACTAGTACGGTTGTTGTGGCGACAATTGGGATGGCTATCTTAGCTGGTGAATTTGTCTTCGCCTTTAACATTGGCGCAAGCGGTGCATTTTCTTCTGGCTCACATGGTGGCATCTTCGCACAATGGTTGGCATACTATATCAGTGTGGTTCCTGGTGAATTATTCTCGTTGATTGTCGGCGGGGTGATTATTTATATTTTGAACAAAACAATTGATTTGAGTAAATAA
- a CDS encoding dUTPase: protein MELDFPFYLRAARDMYREVAAEWATPIAPKDILLNDYLNMSVTLNQLLVATNSVNLNVPGPTDDDEALVTLYARGVVQMLLISLKQQWTHLINLEEADLAVFARFPQMRLNHQFIGIETMLLNSYHQKRHADFSHAWRSYLKLGLNELKISPATLDEAIRRLLKTV from the coding sequence ATGGAGCTTGATTTTCCTTTCTACTTGCGGGCTGCCCGGGATATGTATCGCGAGGTCGCGGCCGAATGGGCGACACCTATCGCCCCCAAAGATATTTTGCTAAATGATTATCTTAATATGAGTGTGACATTAAACCAGTTGCTGGTGGCGACAAATTCAGTGAATCTGAACGTGCCTGGTCCCACCGATGACGATGAGGCGTTAGTCACCCTTTATGCCCGCGGTGTCGTTCAAATGTTGTTGATTAGTTTAAAACAACAATGGACGCATTTGATCAATCTGGAAGAAGCTGATTTAGCAGTATTTGCGCGTTTTCCACAAATGAGATTAAACCATCAGTTTATTGGTATCGAAACGATGTTGCTCAATAGTTATCATCAAAAGCGACATGCTGATTTTTCGCATGCTTGGCGTTCATATTTAAAGTTAGGGCTGAACGAATTGAAGATTAGCCCAGCAACTCTAGATGAAGCGATTCGGCGCCTTTTGAAAACCGTTTAA
- the glnA gene encoding type I glutamate--ammonia ligase has translation MVRKAYTKDDIRNIIKDENVQFLRLQFTDVFGAIKNVGVPVSQLEKVLDNNLMFDGSSIEGFVRIQESDMYLYPDLSTFMIFPWSTDENGGKVARLIADVYTAARQPFAGDPRGNLKRVLSEMTEAGFKNFNLGTEPEFFLFKLDENGNPTTELNDKGGYFDLAPLDMGNDVRRKIVLQLEAMGFEIEAEHHEVAPGQHEVDFKYADALDAADNIQTFKLVVKTIARQYGYYATFLPKPKSGINGNGMHTNMSLFDETGNAFFDETGDLQLSKTAYNFLGGILDHATAYTALTNPTVNSYKRLTPGFEAPVYVAWSGSNRSPMVRVPASRGNSTRLELRSVDPTANPYLAFAAILEAGLDGIRRELEPTHAVDRNIYLMDESERRAAGITDLPDTLLSAVNDLAEDPTILGALGHHIAEAFISAKRLEYQSYRQEVSAWELDTYFEQY, from the coding sequence ATGGTCCGTAAGGCATATACTAAAGATGACATCCGTAACATCATTAAAGACGAAAACGTTCAGTTTTTGCGTTTGCAATTTACTGACGTTTTCGGTGCAATCAAGAATGTTGGTGTGCCTGTTTCACAACTAGAAAAAGTTTTGGACAACAACTTGATGTTTGATGGGTCTTCAATCGAAGGGTTCGTACGTATCCAAGAATCTGATATGTATCTCTACCCAGACCTGTCAACTTTCATGATTTTCCCATGGTCAACGGATGAAAATGGGGGTAAGGTTGCCCGACTTATTGCGGACGTTTACACAGCAGCCCGTCAGCCTTTCGCTGGTGACCCTCGTGGTAACTTGAAGCGTGTTTTGTCAGAAATGACAGAAGCTGGTTTCAAGAATTTCAACTTGGGAACTGAACCAGAATTCTTCTTGTTTAAGTTAGACGAAAACGGTAACCCTACGACTGAATTAAATGATAAGGGTGGTTACTTCGACCTTGCACCATTGGACATGGGGAATGATGTGCGACGTAAAATTGTTTTGCAACTGGAAGCGATGGGCTTTGAGATTGAAGCAGAACACCACGAAGTTGCCCCAGGACAACATGAGGTCGACTTTAAATATGCAGACGCGTTAGATGCCGCGGACAATATCCAGACTTTCAAGTTGGTTGTTAAAACTATTGCCCGTCAATATGGTTACTATGCAACCTTCTTGCCAAAGCCAAAGTCAGGTATTAACGGTAACGGTATGCATACAAATATGTCATTATTTGATGAAACTGGTAATGCCTTCTTTGACGAAACAGGTGACCTGCAGTTATCAAAGACGGCCTATAACTTCTTGGGTGGTATTTTGGACCACGCCACGGCATATACGGCATTGACTAATCCAACCGTTAATTCATATAAGCGATTGACACCTGGTTTCGAGGCCCCAGTATATGTGGCTTGGTCAGGTTCAAATCGTTCACCAATGGTGCGTGTCCCTGCTTCACGTGGTAATTCAACGCGTTTGGAATTGCGTTCAGTTGATCCAACGGCCAACCCATACCTGGCTTTTGCGGCGATTTTGGAAGCTGGGTTGGATGGTATTCGACGTGAGTTGGAGCCTACGCATGCCGTTGATCGCAATATCTACTTGATGGATGAATCAGAGCGTCGTGCCGCTGGTATCACTGACTTACCTGATACTTTGTTATCAGCTGTCAACGATTTGGCTGAAGACCCAACTATCTTGGGCGCATTGGGACACCATATTGCTGAAGCATTTATTTCAGCGAAGCGCTTAGAATACCAATCATATCGTCAAGAAGTCTCAGCATGGGAACTTGACACCTATTTTGAACAATATTAA
- a CDS encoding MerR family transcriptional regulator produces the protein MSEKELRREMAVLPISVVRELTGLSDRQIRYYDQQGLITPKRGAGKQRRYSLNDVDRLLEIADYLDAGYTISEIREVEHKQIIRRQQASSDAALRNALQDEFLKIGRFGNQSHF, from the coding sequence ATGAGTGAAAAGGAATTACGCCGCGAGATGGCAGTGCTTCCCATCAGTGTTGTGCGTGAGTTGACTGGCCTATCTGATCGCCAAATTCGATATTACGATCAACAGGGACTTATCACACCAAAGCGCGGTGCGGGTAAACAACGCCGATACTCGTTAAATGACGTGGATCGACTGTTGGAAATTGCGGACTATCTTGACGCGGGGTATACGATTTCGGAGATCCGTGAAGTTGAGCATAAGCAAATCATCCGGCGCCAACAAGCATCCTCAGATGCGGCATTGCGGAATGCATTGCAAGATGAGTTCTTGAAGATTGGGCGATTTGGCAATCAATCACATTTCTAG